AACACATAAACATAGCCTAATGAAAGTAACCGTATGTAGACGTGCACATTTTAATGCAGCACATAGATTATATCGAAAAGATTGGAGTTTCGAAAAGAATGACCAAATATTCGGAAAGTGTAATAACCCAAACTTTCATGGACACAACTATGAATTAATAGCAGCTGTCACTGGAGATATTGACCCAGAAACAGGTTATGTTATTGATGTAAAGATTTTAAAAGACCTAATTAAGTCTGAGGTAGAAGATGCATTTGATCATAAAAATCTAAATCTTGAAGTGCCAGAGTTTCAGGATTTAAATCCTACAGCCGAAAATATTGTTGTCGTTATTTATAATAAACTAAAAGCCAAATTAGACTCTAAATTTGATTTAGAAATCACACTTTACGAAACTCCTCGTAACTTTGTGAAATATTCAGGTGAATAAGAATGCAACAAAATCTACATCCTTTAAAGTTTAGTCCTATCCTAAAAGATAAAATTTGGGGAGGCCAAAAAATTTCAAAATACCTTAACAAACCGTCTGACTCAAATCAGTTAGGAGAGAGTTGGGAGATTAGCGCTGTAGAAGGCGACACTTCTGTAGTATTTAACGGAGAGTTAAAAGGAAAATCCCTAAAACAACTTCTTGAAGAATTTAAATCTGATTTAGTCGGACATAAAAATTATGCTCAGTTTGGTAACAAATTTCCATTACTTATCAAGTTTATTGATGCAAAACAAGACTTAAGCATACAATTACACCCAAACGATAGATTAGCTGCAGAACGCCATAACTCTTTTGGTAAGACCGAAATGTGGCATGTTATGCAAGCAGATAATAATTCAAATCTAATTGTTGGTTTTAATCAAAAGGTAACACCTAAGAAATACCTTCAGCATTTAGAAAACAAAACACTTACTGAGATTTTAAATTTTGATAAAGTAAAAAAAGGAGACACTTATTTTATTGAGGTTGGTCGTGTTCACGCTATTGGTGCTGGCGTTATGCTAGCCGAAATCCAGCAGACTAGTGATATCACATATCGTGTTTACGATTGGGATAGAGTAGATGACCATGGTAATGAACGAGAGTTACACAACGACTTGGCAATCGATGCAATAGATTTTGATATGCAAGACAATTTTAGAGTACAATACAGTACCTCTAAAAATCAGTCAAACAAAATGGTCAGTTGCCAATATTTTACGACTAATTATATTCACCTTAATACTGAAGTCAAAAAACAAAACACCTTAGATTCTTTTGTGATATACATTTGCACCGAAGGTTCTGCGAAGATTACGACTGATTTTGGTATAGAAATAATTAAAAAAGGAGAAACACTTCTTTTACCAGCGGTAATCAAAAACTACAGCATACAAAGTGACAATGCCGAACTATTAGAAGTCTACGTTTAGCAACATCTTATTCGTAAAAAATCGATTAAAAATTACAGGGATTTATTACTTTTGTCGCATAAATAAAATATTATGGCAAATAAAAGAGATTTAAAGAAAGACATCAACTACGTATTAGGAGATATTATTGAAGCAGTTTACGTTTGGGAACTTGCAAATGCAGAAAAGCCAACCAAAGAGAGCGATGCAATTATAGATGAGGCTATCGTAACTTTTGACTCATTAATAGCTAAGGTAAATGATAGAAGTGCAGAAGATAAAAAAACACATTTTAAAGCTATCAATACTGAGCTTGAAACTAAAGGGCGTGAGTTGATTGAAAAAATCAATAAATTAAAATAACAATAGGTTTGCAAATTTGAATATCTAATTTAAATTTGCGCTCTGTTTTGCCGATGTAGCTCAGCTGGCTAGAGCAGCTGATTTGTAATCAGCAGGTCGTGGGTTCGAGTCCCTCCATCGGCTCTAAAATAAAAACTCCAATCGTAATTGATTGGAGTTTTTTTTATTGAATTTTAGAGGTTTCGTTTAACGTCCACTGATAAAAAATCGTTTCAATACTTCGACTTTGCTCAGTAACAGTTTTTTATCAAGCGTTAAACGAAGTTAGACTTTTAAAAATGAAAAGTCAAGCCAGTATTATGTAGAAGAAACCTTATTTAATACTATCCTGAGCTTTTTTAAAGTCAGATAATACTTTTCCTAACTTTTTACCGTAGTAGGATGCTCTGATATCTTCGGTAAGATTATTGTAGATGCTGTCTACATACTTTGCACTAGTATTTGGTATTTCGTAAAGCGCCAAGTATGGTGCGACTTCGCTATCCTTATGATTTAATGCAAAGTTAATCGTCGAGGCATATTTAAGTCTCAATAAGCGTTCAGATTGTTTGTATAGCGAATTAGTTGTGGCAGTATCGTTTTTCTTAATAGCTTCGAAGTTAGCTTCGATAAGGTCTAGATTTTTGTTTTTAAAATCTGTCATTAACTCTTGGTAGTCTTCTAATACATCTTGTTGTTTAGAGCCTTTGATTTTTGCTTCGCCAGTAAATCCTTTTAATGTGGTATTGATTTCAGTAACGCCTTTGTCTGCAAAAAACGGAATGTAATGCTCTTGCCCATCATTTTTTTGAAGCTTTAAATACAATAATACTGGTTCTTTGATATTGGCTTTAAGTTCAAAATTTGGTTCGCCTTTTACAACTACAGAGTCTAAGTCAATAATTGTAGACTTGCCGTCTTTTTGTAGATATACGACTCCTTTTTTAAGATTTTTCACATAACCTTTTAGGGTGAAGTTAGTGTCACTATCGTTGTTACAAGAAAATAATAGAGAAGCTATAATAGCTGTATATAGTAGATTTTTAATCTTAGTCATTGGTCAAAATTTTTAGCAAGGCAAATATCTCATTTTAGTTTAAAAAAACAACTAACCGCCAGCAGCAATTTGCATTAAAATTGTACAGCCAATCGCTGCTATAGTTCCGACGGCATAACCAAACACTGCTAATAAAACACCTACTGTCGCCAATGAAGGATGAAAAGCAGATGCAACAATAGGAGCAGAGGCAGCACCACCAACATTGGCTTGACTACCAACCGCCAAGAAAAAGTAAGGTGCTTTTATGATTTTTGCGACCACAATAAGTAATAACGCGTGAATGGTCATCCATATTATACCAATAAGAATAAGCCAACCGTTATCAAAAATTAAGGATAAATCCATTTTCATACCTATAGTTGCAACTAGTATATAAATAAAGACACTCCCGAATTTACTAGCGCCAGCACCTTCGTAATTTTTGGCTTTGGTATATGATAAGCCTATAGCTAGTAAGGTCGCGATACTAATCATCCAAAAGAATTCTGAGCTTAAGAATGTAAATATATTTTTTGTGGTTGAGCTCTTAATACCATCAACTAGGATTTCAAAATAAGGACCTAAATATCCTGCGCACAAATGTGCAATACTGACAGCACCAAACGCGAGCGCAGCAATAATCATAATATCTGTAAGAGAAGGATTCCTTTTTACACTTTCAGAAAATTGAGAAACTTTTTCTTTCAAATCTTCAATTGCTGAGGTGTCAGCTTTTAACCATTTATTGAAGCGATTTCTTTTTCCTATACCGATTAAAATTAATGCCATCCAAATATTTGCCACTACAATATCTACAAATACCATTCCTCCATATAGTTTTTGATTATACCCATAAATTTCGAGCATTGCGGTTTGGTTGGCACCACCACCTATCCAACTTCCAGCCAAAGTAGATAAGCCACGCCACACAGCATCTGGGCCTGTAACACCTATTAAATCTGGATTAAACAGCGCGATTAAAAGTAATGCGATTGGACCTCCAATTAAAATCCCAATTGTTCCTGCAAAAAACATAACTAAGGCTTTCCAGCCTAGATTAAATACTCCTTTTAAGTCAATACTTAGTGTCATTAATACCAAAGCTGCTGGTAATAAATAACGACTTGATACATAGTAGAGATTAGTGCCATGTTTCACAATTGAATTGTCTTTTTCTATTGTTTCCCATTCTGGTGAGATTAGCCCCAATGTTGTCAACAGGGCAGGTAGCATATATGCAACAAATAGTCCAGGTACAATTTTGTAAAACTTTGACCAGAAACCAGTTTTGAAGGATTCAGAAAAGAATACTATACCTAGAGCTAGCATTAAAAGGCCAAAAACTATTGAATCTTTTGTAAATAGAGGCGCTTTAACTATTGCTGTCGATTTTTTGCTAATAGAATTGATAAATACTTTTTTATCTTCTTTCAAAAAATCTGCTTTTTCAATCTGAATAATTCTTTTGTCAACAAAACTTTCATCAGATTTGATTTCAATATTAAAAATTATGTCAGAATCAAATACAACTTCTTTTTTAGATTTAAATTTTATTGTAGCACTATAATTATTAACTTCTACTTTAAAATTATTTACGTATTTATTTAGATTGATATCCTTAAACTTAGCAATGGAATCTAAAGTTCTTAATTCAATCTGAAACTCATTAGATTTTATGTCGTTAATCCTTACAGGTATTTCAAATTTTTTCGAACTGTTTTTATATACGCTTTCTATTATCAATTCTTGTGCAATAGAAAAATTTGAAACAAAAAACATTATAAAAAATGGTAGGATAGTTTTAAAATTTCTGTTCATAGTAGATGATTATGTATTGCAAAATACAAAAATAGAAGTACAAAAAAAGTGACTGTTACAGTCACTCTTTATCTTTTTGTTTGGGTTGGCGTTTGTGCTCTTTTAGGGTTTGCATTAACATCCACTCTAATTGACCATTAGTGCTGCGAAATTCGTCCGCAGCCCATTTTTCAATAGCTTTGAGCATATCTTCATTAATCCGTAATGCAAATGCTTTTTTCTTAGCCATGATGTTTTGGGTTATAAGTTAAAAGCACATCTTGCGCTTGTTCTTTTTTTCTTGTACCGATTAGCAGCTTTTTTCCGTTTTTTAATTCGAGTTGAATGCCAATATCGCCAGAAACATTAATAGCTCTACCTTTTGATTTGTTCCATAAAGCACCACCTTTTAATCCCCAACCACCATATTCTCCGATTGGGTCATAGGTTCTTACATGAGCGTTTTCGATTTTATTCCATTCAATTATTTTGAATTTAAGATGAAACGGGAAGAACTTATAATGGATGCCTTTTTCGTCTATTCTGGTTGTAAGTTTAAACAAGAAAATTAATCCAGAAGCCAAAATAATTCCACCAATCGTAAGAACAAATTCTGATGTAGATAAATTATCAGCTTCTTTTACAGTAACGGTTATTGGAACAATAAGACTTATAATAATTATTAGTATAAGCCATGTCTGTGTAAAGCGTTGTTCTTCTTTAAAAATTCTCATCTTATCTATTTTTATCGCGTTCTAGAATTATTAAAGTTCCAACGACTTGCTTAACTATCCAGCCTTCTCTAGCATATTGATTTAATAAATCTTCATACTTCTGTATTCGATTTCTCATACCAAGTTTTGGTACTATTACTTTATATTCTTTCATTTTATATTTTTTTTATAACGATTCTTGAATTTCTTTTTTTAAGAGCTTCAATAAAAGGCTCAAGCTGATTTTCTAACTTTCTAAAGCTAATTATCTTTTCTCTTTTTGAATTTGTAATTAATGAGACCTCATGTTCAAATTCATCTTCACTATCAATTTCAATTTTTGAAATATCAATGATTTCAATATTGTTTTTCCATTTATGTCTAAATATTAAATACAGTATTAAGCAAATAATAAAAATTAAGCCTATACTTTGTAATCCAATCGAAATATAGTCAGATATAGTTTCGGAAAAGCCCTTGATAATTTTCCTTGTTAAATTCCCAGTCAAAACAACACCGATAACAATTAACCAGCCATTGTTTTTACTGAATAATTCATTTTTAATTCGCTTCCCTTTTTTGTCAATAATATTTATTTGGTTATTCGATATTTCTAAATAACGGTCAGTTAATACAAAGCGTTCACTAGACTTATTCGTTTCCATCTTCAAATCCTTTAAATACAACGAAGGCAATTACTACTCCTATAATTATTCCGATTAAAGAACCGTAAACTGTACCCATTGTGACATTACTTGTCACAGCACCAATGGTAGTGCCAACACTCGTGCCCATTGCACTACCAATAGCAATGCTATATATTTGATTTTTATTCATCTTTTAGTGACTTAAAGTTCCTGTATTTACTACTGGAGACGCGTCTTTGTCGCCGCATAACACTACCATTAGGTTACTTACCATAGCAGCTTTGCGCTCTTCATCTAGATTGACAACATCTTTTTTGTTTAGTTCTTCAATAGCCATTTCGACCATACTTACTGCACCTTCTACAATTTTGTGTCTTGCAGCTACAATAGCTGTAGCTTGTTGACGCTTAAGCATAGCATTTGCAATTTCTTGAGCATAAGCTAAGTATCCAATACGAGCTTCGAGTACTTCGATACCTGCAATAGACAAGCGCTCATCTATTTCTTTTTCTAGAGCAGTACTCACTTCGTTAACACTAGAACGAAGTGTGATGTCTTCGTCATGACCTTCATCAGCGAAATTGTCATAAGGGTACATACTCGCTAACTTACGTACGGCAGCATCTGTTTGCACTCTAACAAAGTTTTCGTAGTTATCGACATCAAAAGCTGCTTTATATGTATTTTCTACACGCCAAACTAAAATGGTACTTATCATTACTGGATTACCTAGTTTGTCATTTACCTTTAAACGCTCACTATCAAAGTTACTAGCACGTAATGATATTTTCTTTTTTGTATAAAAAGGATTCACCCAGTAGTAACCATTCTTTTTTACAGTGCCAACATACTTTCCGAATAAAAGAAGAACTCTAGATCCGTTAGGTTGTACCATTAAAAAACCAAAAGCAATGACTAAAGCTGCTACGATACCAAATGCAGGCCATGGAGTTTCGTAGATTGGGATAAGTGCAATACTCCCAAAAAATAATATTAGGAATACAAATAACATTAGGTAACCATTTGCTGGGACGATGATTTTCTCTTCTTTCATAATTTTAGATTTAATTGGTTAATCATTTATTTTGATATTAAAATGATATCATAAAGATATAATATATTCTGTTAGTATACAAATACATTCTTTTGTTACAATTAAAAAAACTTTTTCAAGTAAAATAAAGTTTGGCACGCCATTTGCAATTATAGAAGTGTAATGATAAATGCGAGAGTCGGCTGGTTACCGACATACTACAAACGCTTTCATTACGATTGGTTGGTTAGTTAGTAAAAAAGCCGTTTCATTTGAAACGGCTTTTTTAATTGAAGATATTTTTTGAAAAGAATTACTCTTGTTTTTTAATAAATCCGACTATGGAATTAATCAATTCTGGATTGATTTTTCTAAATGATTCACCATATGATTTAGAATTTTCTAATCTATCACCTTCTATTGTAAATAAAACATGATTCATGTTATCTATAATCTTTAATTCAGCATCTGGATTTGCATTTGCTAAAAGTTTGGCTTCTTCTACAGAAACCTGTAAGTCTTTTGTGCCATTAAGGATTAGGGTCGGTGTTTTTAATTCGTTTATTAAAGTACTTGGATTGTAAGCCATCCAGGAAATCATAAATGGTTGTGTGTCTAAATTAAACATTGAAGCAAGCTCAGGCGGAAAATCTGTTGTTGTCTTGCCTGCTTTTAAATTAGATATAACCTTCTTAGTTTGATCAACAAATTGTCTTGCGGTATTATTTATTTGTTCCACAATGACATCTCCGATGTTTTGACCAGCACCAGCAATGGATATAAAACCCTTTACGCTACTATCAATTGCAAGTAGTCCGACCAAACTACCTTGGCTATGACCAGCTATGTATATGTTTGAATATTCATTTTTATCCTTAAAATATTTGACGACATCTTTTGCATCATACACAAAATCTTCAAAACGCATAGACTTAACATCGACCTTGCCAGTTTTGATTTGCTTGACGATGCGTTTATCATATCTAAAAGATGCAATATCATTTTTTGCTAATCCTTCAGCTAATTTTTTAAGATTATTACTTTTTAAAAAGTTTTGATTGCCATTACGGTTGGTTGGACCAGAGCCAGCAATGATTATAACCAAATCATTTTTACTATAACTTTTTGGAATAATTAAGCTGCCATCGATTAATTCCGAAATTTCAATCTCAGTTTCAGTGTATGTTTTTTCCTGAGCAGAAGTAAAGCTTACAAGTAGAAAAGCTAATACGTATAATATGAATTTCATGTTTTTGAATATACTTTAATAAAACAAAGATAGTTACATATTTATAAACGTTTAATGTTCGTAAAATTGTATATGAGTGAGAATTGCTGTTTGTAAAATGTGTATTTCATCGATAAAATAGTGTTTTTTACAGATAAATGTTAAAATTAAGTGTATTTCATCGATAAATAGGGTTTTTAATCGTTGTAATTAAAATACGCTATTATATTTGTGGTGTACTAAATTAGTTTTAGTTCAATGGATTAATTAATTAAATATTTGCATTATGTTGTTGGCTTTAGAGACCCTGAATCTACTAGCATAAAATCAAAGCAAATTAGGAAAACCGAGATTGAGGGATCTCGGTTTTTCATTTTTATAGACTTTTATAATTATTAATTTATAGTCCTGAATGTTAGATTAATTCGCTCTCCTATTTCTTTTTTTGTTTTTGCTATTTGATGTAACCAATGTTCTTGCATAGCACCTTTCATAATTAATAAACTACCGTGTTTAAGTGTAAGCTTATGTCTTTCATTTTTTATTCTTCGGTGTTTAAAATGGAATGGACGTTCTTCGCCAAAAGTAACAGAAGCAATTACAGGATGTTTACCCAATTCTTTCTCGTTATCTGCATGCCAACCGTTACTGTCATTTCCGTGGCGGTATAGATTTAATAAAACAGTATTAAAATGAGACTTTGCTAACTCTTCTACTTTATGTTTAATATTTGTAATTTCAGAAGTATAAGGTTCTGGATACATAGTAATACTAGAGTAAGAGTATGGTTTGTTATTCTCACTATAAAGCGCTGTTAATCTTGGCTGTTTATAGGTTTTTCCAAATATAGTAATGTCGTCTTCTTGCCAATTTGTATTATGACGGAGCGACTTAAAATGTGTGTCAGCTTCAGTCTTTGAAAAACAATTTGGTACATAAATAAGATCTGCATCTGGTAAATGAAATTCTTGTTTTTCTTCAGAAAATAAATCCATAAATATTTTTATCTAAATTAGCCAATATGAAGTTTTACAAAAATAGAGTATTTATCCTTTTTGTTGGATTAGTCTTTTTGGCAATGCAGCAAAAAAATGCGATTCCTGATAGTTTTGTAAAGGTTTCTGATGTAATTTCGGATTTAAATGTTGAGCTTAAATATTATTCAACTCATAATTTTGTTGGCGATACTATAGATGGTTATAAATCCAATACGCTTTATCTCACTAAGGCATCTGCAAAGCGCCTAAAATTGGTTCAAGATGAGTTGCAAACGCAAAACTTATGTCTTAAAGTTTATGACGGTTATAGACCGCAGCGTGCAGTCAATCATTTTGTGCGTTGGGCACGACAGATTAATGATACTTTAAAAAAGGCTGAATTTTATCCTCATGTAAACAAGCGAGATCTATTTAGAGAAGGTTATATAGCTAGTAAATCAGGACACAGTCGCGGTAGTACCGTTGACTTAACAATCACTAATGGAGAAACTGGAATTCCTTTAGATATGGGAAGCCCTTTTGATTTTTTTGGTGAACAATCTTGGGTTGATTATCCCAATATTACTGAAGAACAAAAGAAAAATCGTCAGCTTTTACAGTCAGTAATGATTAAGTATGGCTTTAGAAATTATCCCAAAGAATGGTGGCACTTTACGCTACGAGGAGAACCATTTCCAAGCACTTTTTTTGATTTTGAGATTGTGGATTAATCTTTATAAACATGTAGGTCTATACCAATACCGTAATTGTTAAGTCCTTTTTTAAATAACGAAGACTTTAAGCCATTTCCTTGTTTGAAAACTTGCCAGTTATTACCATTAATAAACACGCGTTTCACAAAAGTTTTGTGACCTTCGATTTCGTCTGTAAAAGGTAAAAGTGGTCTAAAATTAGTAGGTATTTTGACAATACCATCTCGACCCTTTATTTCTTTATATTTT
This DNA window, taken from Winogradskyella sp. PC-19, encodes the following:
- a CDS encoding DUF4177 domain-containing protein — translated: MKEYKVIVPKLGMRNRIQKYEDLLNQYAREGWIVKQVVGTLIILERDKNR
- a CDS encoding type I phosphomannose isomerase catalytic subunit: MQQNLHPLKFSPILKDKIWGGQKISKYLNKPSDSNQLGESWEISAVEGDTSVVFNGELKGKSLKQLLEEFKSDLVGHKNYAQFGNKFPLLIKFIDAKQDLSIQLHPNDRLAAERHNSFGKTEMWHVMQADNNSNLIVGFNQKVTPKKYLQHLENKTLTEILNFDKVKKGDTYFIEVGRVHAIGAGVMLAEIQQTSDITYRVYDWDRVDDHGNERELHNDLAIDAIDFDMQDNFRVQYSTSKNQSNKMVSCQYFTTNYIHLNTEVKKQNTLDSFVIYICTEGSAKITTDFGIEIIKKGETLLLPAVIKNYSIQSDNAELLEVYV
- a CDS encoding alpha/beta hydrolase family protein is translated as MKFILYVLAFLLVSFTSAQEKTYTETEIEISELIDGSLIIPKSYSKNDLVIIIAGSGPTNRNGNQNFLKSNNLKKLAEGLAKNDIASFRYDKRIVKQIKTGKVDVKSMRFEDFVYDAKDVVKYFKDKNEYSNIYIAGHSQGSLVGLLAIDSSVKGFISIAGAGQNIGDVIVEQINNTARQFVDQTKKVISNLKAGKTTTDFPPELASMFNLDTQPFMISWMAYNPSTLINELKTPTLILNGTKDLQVSVEEAKLLANANPDAELKIIDNMNHVLFTIEGDRLENSKSYGESFRKINPELINSIVGFIKKQE
- a CDS encoding SPFH domain-containing protein; this encodes MKEEKIIVPANGYLMLFVFLILFFGSIALIPIYETPWPAFGIVAALVIAFGFLMVQPNGSRVLLLFGKYVGTVKKNGYYWVNPFYTKKKISLRASNFDSERLKVNDKLGNPVMISTILVWRVENTYKAAFDVDNYENFVRVQTDAAVRKLASMYPYDNFADEGHDEDITLRSSVNEVSTALEKEIDERLSIAGIEVLEARIGYLAYAQEIANAMLKRQQATAIVAARHKIVEGAVSMVEMAIEELNKKDVVNLDEERKAAMVSNLMVVLCGDKDASPVVNTGTLSH
- a CDS encoding M15 family metallopeptidase, translated to MKFYKNRVFILFVGLVFLAMQQKNAIPDSFVKVSDVISDLNVELKYYSTHNFVGDTIDGYKSNTLYLTKASAKRLKLVQDELQTQNLCLKVYDGYRPQRAVNHFVRWARQINDTLKKAEFYPHVNKRDLFREGYIASKSGHSRGSTVDLTITNGETGIPLDMGSPFDFFGEQSWVDYPNITEEQKKNRQLLQSVMIKYGFRNYPKEWWHFTLRGEPFPSTFFDFEIVD
- a CDS encoding 6-pyruvoyl trahydropterin synthase family protein; protein product: MKVTVCRRAHFNAAHRLYRKDWSFEKNDQIFGKCNNPNFHGHNYELIAAVTGDIDPETGYVIDVKILKDLIKSEVEDAFDHKNLNLEVPEFQDLNPTAENIVVVIYNKLKAKLDSKFDLEITLYETPRNFVKYSGE
- a CDS encoding DUF4369 domain-containing protein, producing MTKIKNLLYTAIIASLLFSCNNDSDTNFTLKGYVKNLKKGVVYLQKDGKSTIIDLDSVVVKGEPNFELKANIKEPVLLYLKLQKNDGQEHYIPFFADKGVTEINTTLKGFTGEAKIKGSKQQDVLEDYQELMTDFKNKNLDLIEANFEAIKKNDTATTNSLYKQSERLLRLKYASTINFALNHKDSEVAPYLALYEIPNTSAKYVDSIYNNLTEDIRASYYGKKLGKVLSDFKKAQDSIK
- a CDS encoding Arc family DNA binding domain-containing protein is translated as MAKKKAFALRINEDMLKAIEKWAADEFRSTNGQLEWMLMQTLKEHKRQPKQKDKE
- a CDS encoding DUF819 domain-containing protein — protein: MLALGIVFFSESFKTGFWSKFYKIVPGLFVAYMLPALLTTLGLISPEWETIEKDNSIVKHGTNLYYVSSRYLLPAALVLMTLSIDLKGVFNLGWKALVMFFAGTIGILIGGPIALLLIALFNPDLIGVTGPDAVWRGLSTLAGSWIGGGANQTAMLEIYGYNQKLYGGMVFVDIVVANIWMALILIGIGKRNRFNKWLKADTSAIEDLKEKVSQFSESVKRNPSLTDIMIIAALAFGAVSIAHLCAGYLGPYFEILVDGIKSSTTKNIFTFLSSEFFWMISIATLLAIGLSYTKAKNYEGAGASKFGSVFIYILVATIGMKMDLSLIFDNGWLILIGIIWMTIHALLLIVVAKIIKAPYFFLAVGSQANVGGAASAPIVASAFHPSLATVGVLLAVFGYAVGTIAAIGCTILMQIAAGG
- a CDS encoding alpha-ketoglutarate-dependent dioxygenase AlkB family protein, coding for MDLFSEEKQEFHLPDADLIYVPNCFSKTEADTHFKSLRHNTNWQEDDITIFGKTYKQPRLTALYSENNKPYSYSSITMYPEPYTSEITNIKHKVEELAKSHFNTVLLNLYRHGNDSNGWHADNEKELGKHPVIASVTFGEERPFHFKHRRIKNERHKLTLKHGSLLIMKGAMQEHWLHQIAKTKKEIGERINLTFRTIN